A single region of the Photobacterium sanguinicancri genome encodes:
- the tenA gene encoding thiaminase II has protein sequence MNYQDLISACQQDWTDYTQHSFVQDLANGTLNAAAYLHYLKQDFLFLKHYARAYALAVYKAPTLADMREPLPSLTALLETEIQHHVTYCGQWGLTESDMEAELEDFGTVAYTRYVLDTGMAGDLLDLYVALAPCAIGYAVIGEQLIQSPTTKLEGNAYASWIEMYGSEDFQQGAQKTITRLNKMLAEVELNSTRGQRLCEIFKTATRMEVAFWQQGLNASL, from the coding sequence ATGAACTATCAGGATCTTATTTCCGCTTGCCAACAAGATTGGACGGACTACACCCAACACAGCTTTGTTCAAGATCTTGCCAATGGCACTTTAAACGCCGCTGCGTATCTACACTACTTGAAACAAGATTTTCTCTTTCTTAAGCATTACGCACGCGCTTATGCGCTAGCAGTTTATAAAGCACCGACATTGGCAGACATGCGAGAGCCGCTGCCAAGCCTTACTGCGCTATTAGAGACTGAAATTCAACACCACGTAACATATTGTGGCCAATGGGGCTTAACAGAGTCTGACATGGAAGCCGAACTCGAAGATTTTGGTACCGTCGCGTATACCCGTTATGTGCTTGATACTGGTATGGCAGGTGATTTATTAGACCTTTACGTTGCCCTTGCACCATGTGCTATTGGTTACGCCGTCATTGGTGAGCAACTTATTCAGTCACCAACAACAAAGCTTGAAGGTAACGCCTATGCCAGTTGGATTGAAATGTACGGCAGCGAAGATTTTCAACAAGGCGCGCAAAAAACCATAACTCGTCTAAACAAGATGTTGGCGGAAGTTGAGCTTAACAGCACCCGTGGTCAGCGTTTGTGTGAAATTTTCAAAACGGCGACACGTATGGAAGTGGCGTTTTGGCAACAAGGACTAAATGCCTCACTTTAA
- the mrcB gene encoding penicillin-binding protein 1B — MPDRKPTSHSEQPQGADISDTPTSAKSSVASKPHALGRNKRGYIMYGLLSVGIAFFIATVLLGFRLQQVVSDKFTGQLWQLPSVVYARELILQPGAKVRYEEVLNELKQLKYQQVDRPSRSGEYTSSRLKLEFVRRPFIFKEGKEDERHVVVEFDYTSVKRISEWVERGGKKELKQLGIIRIEPKMLGMLESQTTEQRIYLPKDQMPSALIDALITTEDRDFYQHDGVSIVAIGRAFVANIKAGRTVQGGSTLTQQLAKNLFLSSERSLWRKIKEAYMALIIDHNYEKDQILDAYLNQVYLAQSGKQAIHGFALGARFYFGRPLSELRVDQQALLVGLVKGPSYYNPWRYPERATARRDLVLRMMHDSQMIDNASYKKAIQRPLDVQEKGQLSRRQPAYFDQLRRELTEQVGDKFESGKGLRLFTTLDPLSQEKAEEAVRTTMPKLAKKAGANIENAIVIADRLTGEVRAMVGGSKPGYAGFNRAIDAKRQIGSVVKPAIYLAALSQPERFSLATSLEDKPLKLTGERGEIWSPRNYDRQYRGAVPLYLALAKSYNIPTVNLGMAVGLEGVIDTMAKLGVDRQEIPPLPSMLLGAFTLTPFEVTQMYQTIASGGRKAPLKALSAVVTNDGEVLFQQLPLSSQVVSEQSAWLTMYGLQKAVTEGTARYLNGQLPSSRLAGKTGTSDKGRDSWYVGIDGREVVTVWIGKDDNSNSKLTGSSGALRLYTDYILRRDPEPLVLQRPSEIATFDYQRNQNGTYSQRCLGQEHLPAWDPNGLLKVTCVKKVQRFFQNLFDW, encoded by the coding sequence ATGCCAGACCGTAAACCCACATCGCACTCAGAGCAGCCTCAAGGGGCCGATATCTCTGATACGCCAACGTCAGCTAAGTCGAGTGTTGCTAGTAAACCTCATGCCTTGGGCAGGAATAAACGCGGCTATATTATGTATGGCTTGTTATCGGTTGGTATCGCCTTTTTTATAGCGACTGTGCTGCTGGGGTTTAGGTTACAGCAAGTTGTTAGTGATAAATTTACCGGGCAGTTGTGGCAGTTACCGTCAGTTGTTTATGCTCGTGAATTGATTTTGCAACCAGGGGCTAAAGTTCGCTACGAAGAAGTACTGAATGAATTAAAACAGCTTAAATACCAACAAGTCGATAGACCGAGTCGATCTGGAGAATATACATCTTCAAGATTGAAACTTGAGTTCGTCCGTCGTCCTTTTATCTTTAAGGAAGGTAAAGAGGATGAAAGGCATGTGGTGGTTGAATTTGATTACACTTCTGTCAAACGTATTTCGGAATGGGTTGAGCGTGGTGGTAAGAAAGAACTAAAACAACTAGGTATTATTCGAATTGAACCCAAAATGCTGGGGATGTTGGAATCACAAACCACCGAACAACGTATCTATCTGCCAAAAGATCAAATGCCTTCTGCACTAATAGATGCACTGATAACGACAGAAGATCGCGACTTTTATCAGCATGATGGTGTGTCGATTGTGGCTATTGGCCGTGCATTCGTTGCTAATATAAAAGCAGGGCGAACAGTGCAAGGTGGCAGCACGCTGACTCAACAGTTAGCGAAAAATTTATTTCTATCGAGTGAACGTAGCTTATGGCGAAAGATCAAAGAAGCCTATATGGCACTGATCATTGACCATAATTATGAGAAAGACCAAATCCTTGATGCTTATTTGAATCAAGTCTATCTTGCTCAAAGTGGTAAACAAGCTATTCACGGCTTTGCCTTGGGCGCGCGCTTTTACTTTGGACGACCATTATCTGAACTTCGAGTTGATCAGCAAGCCTTACTGGTAGGCTTGGTGAAAGGCCCTTCTTATTACAATCCTTGGCGTTATCCTGAACGTGCAACAGCACGCCGTGATCTTGTGCTGCGTATGATGCACGATAGCCAAATGATTGATAACGCCAGTTATAAAAAGGCAATTCAACGTCCATTAGATGTGCAAGAAAAAGGACAACTTTCTCGCCGACAACCTGCGTATTTTGATCAGCTTCGCCGTGAACTTACCGAACAAGTCGGCGATAAGTTTGAATCGGGTAAAGGACTTCGCTTATTTACAACGCTAGATCCACTATCGCAAGAAAAAGCAGAAGAGGCGGTGCGTACCACCATGCCTAAACTGGCTAAAAAAGCGGGCGCAAATATAGAAAATGCCATCGTTATTGCTGACCGATTGACGGGCGAAGTGCGTGCAATGGTTGGTGGAAGTAAGCCGGGCTATGCGGGTTTTAACCGTGCGATTGATGCAAAACGTCAAATCGGTTCTGTGGTGAAACCTGCAATTTATTTAGCGGCGTTATCACAACCAGAGCGTTTTTCACTGGCCACTAGCCTTGAAGATAAACCGCTGAAGTTAACAGGAGAGCGTGGTGAGATTTGGTCGCCGCGAAATTATGACCGTCAATACCGTGGGGCAGTTCCACTCTATTTGGCGTTGGCTAAGTCTTATAATATTCCAACGGTAAATTTGGGAATGGCCGTCGGGCTTGAAGGGGTGATTGATACCATGGCGAAGTTGGGTGTCGATCGTCAGGAAATACCACCACTGCCTTCAATGCTGCTGGGGGCGTTTACCTTGACGCCATTTGAGGTGACGCAGATGTATCAAACCATTGCGAGTGGTGGGCGTAAAGCACCGCTGAAAGCATTAAGTGCCGTAGTCACCAATGACGGCGAGGTGTTATTTCAACAGTTACCGCTTTCATCACAAGTCGTCTCTGAACAATCAGCATGGTTGACTATGTACGGATTGCAAAAAGCGGTGACAGAAGGGACAGCGCGTTACCTTAACGGTCAATTACCGTCATCGCGTTTAGCGGGTAAAACCGGTACGTCAGATAAAGGGCGAGATAGTTGGTATGTCGGTATTGATGGACGTGAAGTGGTGACCGTATGGATTGGTAAGGACGATAACTCTAACTCTAAACTCACGGGATCATCGGGTGCATTGCGTTTGTACACCGATTATATTTTACGCCGAGATCCAGAACCTTTGGTATTGCAGCGTCCTAGCGAGATAGCCACTTTTGATTATCAGCGTAATCAAAACGGTACTTACAGTCAGCGTTGTTTAGGGCAAGAACATCTACCAGCATGGGATCCTAACGGTTTGCTGAAAGTGACATGCGTGAAGAAGGTACAACGTTTCTTCCAAAATCTATTTGACTGGTAG
- the rlmF gene encoding 23S rRNA (adenine(1618)-N(6))-methyltransferase RlmF, protein MTQKKKQTTKQSKGLHPRNPHRERYDFPALIQFSPELAPFVAENRFGDLSVDFSDPMAVKMLNKALLRQFYQVDYWDIPAGFLCPPIPGRADYIHYIADLLAKSNDGEIPQGRFVNGLDIGVGANCVYPIVGHRVYGWRFVGADVDPLSIKSAKFIVSSNKALKNGIKLRLQKDSDHIFTNMVQGDDLFDFTVCNPPFHASEAEALAGSERKVRNLAANSAKKGGKVLSSSNKASASLNFGGQKAELWCDGGEAAFIQRMIKQSTQCAEQVFWFTTLVSKKENLPAIYQQLKTESASEVQTIEMAQGQKITRVVAWTFLDEEQQQAWREERWSK, encoded by the coding sequence ATGACACAAAAGAAAAAACAGACAACAAAACAGAGTAAGGGACTACACCCAAGAAACCCGCATCGTGAGCGTTACGATTTCCCTGCTCTAATCCAATTTAGTCCAGAGTTGGCACCTTTTGTTGCAGAAAACCGCTTTGGTGATCTATCTGTCGACTTTTCTGACCCTATGGCAGTAAAAATGCTGAATAAAGCGTTATTGCGTCAGTTTTATCAGGTTGATTATTGGGATATTCCCGCTGGTTTCCTATGTCCACCTATCCCTGGGCGTGCGGATTATATTCACTACATCGCAGATTTATTAGCCAAATCGAATGATGGCGAAATCCCTCAAGGGCGCTTTGTTAATGGTTTAGATATTGGTGTAGGTGCCAATTGCGTGTATCCAATCGTTGGTCACCGTGTTTACGGTTGGCGTTTTGTTGGTGCAGATGTCGATCCATTATCGATAAAGTCAGCTAAGTTTATCGTCAGCAGTAACAAAGCATTGAAAAATGGTATTAAGTTGCGTTTACAAAAAGACTCGGATCATATCTTTACCAATATGGTTCAGGGTGACGATCTGTTTGATTTCACTGTATGTAACCCACCTTTTCATGCGTCAGAAGCGGAAGCGCTTGCAGGGAGTGAGCGAAAAGTACGTAACCTAGCTGCAAACTCAGCTAAAAAGGGTGGGAAGGTGTTATCGTCATCGAATAAAGCATCAGCATCGCTTAATTTTGGTGGTCAAAAAGCAGAGCTTTGGTGTGATGGTGGCGAGGCTGCTTTCATTCAGCGAATGATTAAGCAGAGCACTCAGTGTGCCGAACAGGTATTCTGGTTCACAACGTTGGTTTCGAAGAAAGAGAATCTGCCCGCGATTTATCAGCAACTAAAAACTGAAAGCGCATCAGAGGTGCAAACCATTGAGATGGCACAAGGCCAGAAAATAACGCGTGTCGTAGCTTGGACCTTCTTAGATGAAGAGCAACAGCAAGCATGGCGTGAAGAGCGCTGGTCTAAGTAG
- a CDS encoding endo alpha-1,4 polygalactosaminidase yields the protein MRLTLLLLLSITFNVFAKTPPSIVFYYNDVDSVRELINYDRVVVNAKLITDKQIQTLHTAGSLVFAYLSVGEYDGEVLPAALADASPAKNENWQSHAMILTNPAWQKHLLSEARKMTDRGFDGLFLDTLDSYYLFADSKKEQNIQQQALAKIIDSFHQLPNQPKLIINRGFEVLAEVDAPIYAVAAESLYDSYHPIDQTYHKVSESDRIWLAGKLEEVKKLGIEAIAIDYIPASDRDRQKSAAQRLIREGYTPYISDGLLYEFGTSTIQPITKRVLGFYDGHYGAMNSSQCHRMMAMPIEYNGYVPDCQDVNTFNFSRVDMSRYAAVFTWLEQASFQRVPALSQWLNTIIFKTPVLFINQLPADNSLLARLGIQSSGDLNGKITLTTGNSWLKNRYPLRFSQFETQTKVTIDKATVTPLITLKDEQQNTSTLFFKAGWGGAILNPLPVASLANDTEVWQIDPFRLVNETLQLPAIPAADVTTESGRRILTSHVDGDGFPSKGWFPGKPYTAEVLLEHVFKKYTFPQTVSVIEGEVGKRGLYPKESPQLEAIARKIFQLPHVEIASHTFSHPFFWDFDKSVDSSSYGENLPIPGYTVDYDNEIIGTINYINKNLAPKNKKARLILWSGKADPKEDILAIAEKANLLNVNGGNTYVVRGNDNFTQVSPTITWYPSAVHVYAPVLNENLYTNLWTEHHDGYGRAVETFQLLGKPRRLKTIAIYYHMYSGAYPASLKGLTNVYDWAIKQKSTPLYLSEYAERARTLYETGIAKTLSGEWQITSTGIKSIRVPNQIGYPVTSLPELAGWNQGPDGHYLILNKARTRLNLSVNNPQSPRLLSANAPLIKWQKYGRSIQWSFNSHVPFEMELVNISQCTLSSDQALTKKQMKKNTVRYRSNKAGIFQGTLTCNNI from the coding sequence ATGCGATTGACACTGTTATTGCTACTAAGCATTACATTCAATGTATTTGCGAAAACTCCCCCTTCCATCGTTTTCTACTATAACGATGTCGATTCCGTGCGTGAATTAATCAACTACGATCGCGTTGTGGTGAATGCCAAACTCATTACCGATAAACAGATACAGACCCTACATACCGCTGGTTCGCTTGTTTTTGCTTACCTAAGTGTGGGCGAATACGATGGTGAAGTATTGCCTGCTGCTCTTGCAGATGCCTCACCGGCAAAAAACGAAAACTGGCAAAGCCATGCAATGATACTCACTAATCCAGCTTGGCAAAAACACCTCCTCTCTGAAGCGAGAAAAATGACAGACCGAGGCTTTGATGGTCTGTTCCTCGACACACTAGACAGCTATTACCTGTTTGCAGATTCAAAAAAAGAGCAAAATATCCAACAGCAAGCACTGGCTAAAATCATTGACAGTTTCCACCAGCTCCCCAATCAACCTAAGCTGATTATCAATCGGGGGTTTGAAGTTCTTGCAGAAGTCGATGCCCCTATTTATGCCGTAGCTGCTGAATCTCTTTACGATAGCTATCACCCTATTGATCAGACTTACCATAAAGTCAGTGAAAGTGATCGTATTTGGCTTGCTGGAAAATTAGAGGAAGTCAAAAAGCTCGGGATTGAGGCTATCGCCATCGATTACATACCCGCATCTGATCGTGACCGACAAAAGTCCGCAGCACAACGCTTAATCAGGGAAGGTTATACCCCATATATCAGTGATGGTTTACTGTACGAATTTGGCACCAGTACCATACAGCCGATCACCAAGCGGGTTCTTGGTTTTTATGATGGCCACTATGGTGCAATGAATAGCTCGCAATGCCACCGTATGATGGCGATGCCAATCGAATACAATGGTTACGTACCCGACTGCCAAGACGTGAATACTTTCAATTTTTCACGGGTTGATATGAGCCGTTACGCGGCTGTTTTTACATGGTTAGAGCAAGCGTCTTTCCAGCGTGTCCCAGCTCTATCGCAATGGCTAAATACCATCATATTTAAAACCCCAGTGCTCTTTATTAATCAATTACCCGCCGATAATAGTTTACTTGCTCGGTTAGGTATTCAAAGCAGTGGTGATCTGAACGGAAAAATCACGCTAACAACGGGCAATAGTTGGCTTAAAAACCGCTACCCATTACGTTTTAGTCAGTTTGAAACGCAAACCAAAGTCACGATAGATAAAGCCACTGTAACACCACTTATCACGCTAAAAGACGAGCAACAAAACACATCAACATTATTTTTTAAAGCTGGCTGGGGAGGCGCTATCTTAAACCCACTCCCCGTGGCTAGCTTGGCGAATGACACCGAAGTGTGGCAAATCGATCCATTCCGCTTAGTGAATGAAACATTGCAACTCCCCGCTATTCCAGCGGCTGATGTAACCACCGAGTCTGGCCGTCGTATTCTAACTAGCCATGTCGATGGCGATGGTTTTCCGTCTAAAGGTTGGTTCCCAGGTAAACCGTACACCGCCGAAGTCTTGCTCGAGCATGTATTCAAAAAGTACACATTCCCACAAACCGTCTCAGTCATTGAAGGTGAAGTCGGTAAACGAGGTTTATACCCTAAAGAAAGTCCGCAATTAGAAGCGATTGCGCGAAAAATTTTTCAGTTGCCGCATGTGGAAATTGCCTCGCATACTTTTAGTCACCCATTCTTCTGGGATTTTGATAAAAGCGTTGATTCTAGTTCCTATGGTGAAAACTTACCGATCCCCGGCTATACCGTGGACTACGACAATGAAATTATTGGCACCATTAACTACATCAACAAAAATCTTGCGCCAAAGAATAAAAAAGCACGATTGATACTCTGGTCGGGTAAGGCTGACCCCAAAGAAGATATCCTCGCTATTGCTGAAAAAGCCAATTTACTCAACGTGAATGGTGGTAACACTTATGTTGTACGGGGCAATGACAACTTCACGCAAGTCTCTCCTACAATCACTTGGTACCCATCTGCCGTTCATGTTTACGCGCCTGTGTTGAATGAAAACCTCTACACCAACCTTTGGACAGAGCACCACGATGGTTATGGCCGTGCAGTTGAAACCTTTCAATTACTGGGTAAGCCTCGTCGCTTAAAAACAATTGCGATTTACTACCATATGTACTCAGGCGCTTACCCTGCGTCGTTAAAAGGCTTAACGAATGTCTATGATTGGGCGATTAAACAAAAATCAACCCCGCTGTATTTAAGCGAATATGCGGAACGTGCTCGAACACTCTATGAAACAGGTATAGCCAAAACCTTATCCGGAGAATGGCAAATCACTTCCACAGGTATTAAGAGTATTCGAGTCCCGAATCAAATAGGTTACCCTGTCACCTCACTACCTGAACTTGCAGGGTGGAATCAAGGACCTGATGGCCATTATTTAATCTTAAATAAAGCACGAACACGCCTTAACCTTTCAGTGAACAACCCCCAATCACCAAGGCTACTCAGTGCCAATGCTCCACTCATTAAATGGCAAAAGTATGGGCGATCCATTCAATGGTCATTTAACAGCCACGTCCCTTTTGAAATGGAACTCGTCAATATTAGCCAATGCACGCTTAGTAGTGATCAAGCGCTGACTAAAAAACAAATGAAGAAAAATACGGTACGTTATCGATCAAATAAAGCTGGCATTTTCCAAGGCACACTAACGTGTAACAACATTTAA
- a CDS encoding tetratricopeptide repeat protein, whose amino-acid sequence MSLVILTLTSLWALWLVAPTKSMLVKLISRSTSPEVSLAFLNELKGQEPQSRTIVFMQAQNQYELGLVNDALESLNPILFYSDGRRDWHSHSLFLAILLQQSYSDDAAVKEKATTKIATFFSGIDYIPEANLARQFADAAISLAMPTFAYQFLYPHLKSGETSYKELVELALQTSDYENAAKLQREAFMEYQSLESLASLIKLNQTANNTAANLHFFHQYDGKLSNNPQYLTLVIQHAKTAGELDLALDKSQQLLALEPSTPLLLETVDIAIAMGNLPLATELLIQVINDDPTSTALTKLHSVYRWQSDIPNAFQTSLILLQQGANEAQIRAGIEESKALGDIYHEGVFFDALAYSNALKPSEYAAWLNALEKAKGTPDALRSITKLSAKRPYDSALISHKARLYSYNSDHLQVIKQRNKLIRLRKPTTDEAMRFANAYMALYQPEQALRVLIEPTEWTTANDDYLRMVAALAWDSSDKQLAQLSQQYLMQRSTANVDVYRYIQLHAPFDVKDVDELTRLYKESGDSEFLLLAIRVSNEAPQSNQTATLFELASKDTDLKNNAEVTYYRALLAIEQGQTVLAHQLYQQAISSEVSFQPAINNYMWWLIATNDHDKLTRVYDSYRLPLANNSDFWSVFAATAQQLGRNDEADLWYRRQIKATDKPDVALLLNYASLLELREQYDRAYQLRKYAAKNMTTSLLTLPDGDISHRALLALFVGDKTALKLAEANTLAAPSSNNIAELIQYYLAQGRPDVALYWHEKTALSQYQLPDWQQLSFAIAQHDRETMEKLLTESLTLPVSDKNYALQAVGRHQQAWQQAQQEIGVLTDKVAEKQLRKNHVNQHPNKTHSVRTQQTTITQWGINRFSLDYYAPHHNGYYRLGSDFQQADTPDILGNTPIDDEFRLRGGFHWQQNESTWAIKADVAQGVGDQRIGILGEFSTQFSGYWSGGLKLGINTHLEASQLMTIAGQDNILGANLSYQPTARENLAMQVSFHDLSTRFGDDIGRGWDMNIRASEQFFFNDPAWQIYSEYSMQQVKHSSNKLQGVNAWQQGPRPLTPSDFIAERYQRLSIGHRLWHGEPGIPGATVPSPRYWLDNSVGYNVEAQQMDMMISAGLGWRIIGNDELYMGVDWQSQDRNGDESLKVAFGYYYSF is encoded by the coding sequence TTGTCATTGGTCATTCTAACGCTCACTTCACTTTGGGCGTTATGGCTTGTTGCACCAACAAAATCCATGTTGGTTAAACTGATCTCTCGCTCGACGTCGCCAGAGGTTTCACTGGCCTTCCTTAACGAACTAAAAGGCCAAGAACCACAAAGCCGTACAATTGTGTTCATGCAGGCCCAAAATCAATATGAATTGGGCTTGGTAAATGATGCACTTGAATCACTCAACCCCATTTTATTTTACTCGGATGGCCGTCGAGATTGGCACAGCCATAGCCTTTTTTTAGCCATCCTTTTACAACAGTCATACTCTGATGATGCCGCAGTGAAAGAAAAGGCGACCACTAAAATAGCGACATTCTTCTCAGGCATTGACTATATCCCAGAAGCAAACCTTGCTCGCCAATTTGCAGATGCCGCTATTTCATTAGCCATGCCGACATTTGCCTATCAGTTCTTATACCCTCACCTTAAAAGTGGGGAAACCAGCTACAAAGAATTGGTCGAGTTAGCCCTACAGACCTCTGATTATGAAAACGCAGCCAAACTGCAACGTGAAGCATTCATGGAATATCAAAGCCTTGAATCCCTTGCTTCACTCATTAAATTAAACCAAACCGCGAATAATACAGCGGCTAATCTTCATTTTTTCCATCAGTACGATGGCAAGCTCTCGAATAACCCCCAATATCTCACCCTTGTTATCCAGCATGCGAAAACGGCGGGTGAACTCGATTTAGCCTTAGATAAATCACAGCAGTTATTAGCACTTGAGCCATCTACCCCACTGTTATTGGAAACCGTAGACATTGCCATCGCAATGGGTAACTTGCCGCTAGCCACCGAGTTACTGATACAAGTAATTAACGATGACCCAACGTCCACAGCATTAACAAAATTACACAGTGTTTATCGCTGGCAAAGTGATATCCCAAATGCCTTTCAAACAAGCTTGATTTTATTACAACAAGGGGCGAACGAAGCTCAAATACGAGCAGGGATTGAAGAATCTAAAGCACTGGGTGACATCTATCATGAAGGCGTTTTCTTTGATGCTCTTGCCTATTCGAATGCTTTAAAACCCTCAGAATATGCCGCTTGGCTAAATGCATTAGAAAAAGCGAAAGGTACGCCTGATGCACTGCGTAGTATTACAAAGCTATCAGCTAAACGCCCTTATGACAGCGCACTGATTAGCCACAAAGCCCGTTTATATTCATACAACAGCGATCATCTTCAGGTCATAAAGCAGAGAAATAAACTAATACGCCTGCGTAAACCCACAACAGATGAAGCTATGCGCTTTGCAAATGCTTATATGGCGCTGTATCAACCTGAACAAGCTTTACGTGTGCTGATAGAACCAACTGAGTGGACAACAGCAAACGATGATTACCTCAGAATGGTTGCAGCGTTAGCATGGGACAGTAGCGACAAACAACTGGCCCAGCTTAGCCAACAATATTTGATGCAACGCTCGACAGCCAATGTTGATGTTTATCGTTACATCCAGCTACACGCGCCGTTTGACGTCAAGGATGTCGATGAACTAACTCGTCTATACAAAGAGTCTGGCGATAGCGAATTCTTATTGTTAGCAATTAGAGTCAGCAATGAAGCCCCACAGTCTAACCAAACGGCGACGTTGTTCGAACTAGCCAGCAAAGACACTGACTTAAAGAATAATGCTGAAGTTACCTACTACCGTGCCTTACTCGCCATTGAACAAGGCCAAACGGTACTAGCACACCAACTATATCAACAAGCCATTTCAAGCGAGGTTAGCTTTCAACCAGCGATCAATAATTATATGTGGTGGCTAATTGCCACGAATGATCACGATAAGCTAACCCGCGTTTATGACAGTTACCGTCTACCACTCGCTAATAATTCTGACTTTTGGTCTGTCTTTGCGGCAACAGCTCAACAACTCGGCCGTAATGATGAAGCCGACCTTTGGTACCGCCGTCAGATAAAAGCAACTGATAAACCAGATGTCGCTTTACTGCTGAACTACGCCTCTTTGCTTGAACTTAGAGAGCAGTACGATCGTGCCTACCAGCTACGTAAATACGCAGCTAAAAACATGACGACATCATTGTTAACTTTACCTGACGGTGACATTTCACATCGCGCATTACTCGCCTTATTTGTTGGCGATAAAACAGCTCTTAAATTAGCAGAAGCGAACACATTAGCGGCCCCATCTAGCAACAATATCGCCGAACTAATTCAATATTATCTCGCGCAAGGTCGCCCTGATGTGGCGCTTTACTGGCATGAAAAAACGGCACTCAGCCAATATCAACTTCCGGATTGGCAGCAACTCTCTTTTGCCATAGCGCAACATGATCGTGAAACAATGGAAAAACTCCTAACAGAATCACTTACCTTACCAGTCTCAGATAAAAACTATGCCTTACAGGCCGTTGGCCGACACCAGCAAGCCTGGCAACAAGCTCAGCAAGAAATTGGTGTGCTGACAGATAAAGTAGCGGAAAAGCAGCTACGCAAGAACCATGTCAACCAACACCCTAACAAAACGCACAGTGTTCGCACCCAACAAACAACTATCACACAGTGGGGCATCAATCGCTTCAGTCTTGATTACTACGCGCCCCATCACAATGGCTATTACCGCCTTGGCAGTGATTTCCAGCAAGCTGACACTCCTGATATTTTAGGCAATACACCCATTGATGATGAGTTCCGTTTACGTGGCGGATTTCATTGGCAGCAAAATGAAAGTACATGGGCGATTAAAGCTGACGTAGCACAAGGGGTTGGCGATCAGCGTATTGGTATATTAGGTGAGTTCAGTACACAGTTTTCAGGTTACTGGTCAGGTGGACTCAAGCTCGGTATTAATACCCACCTCGAGGCCAGCCAATTAATGACAATTGCAGGCCAAGATAATATTTTGGGTGCCAATCTAAGTTACCAACCGACTGCACGCGAGAATCTGGCAATGCAGGTCAGCTTCCATGATTTATCTACTCGCTTTGGTGACGATATTGGTCGCGGTTGGGATATGAATATTCGGGCCAGTGAACAATTTTTCTTTAATGACCCTGCATGGCAAATTTACAGTGAATACAGCATGCAACAGGTCAAGCATAGTAGTAACAAATTACAAGGCGTAAATGCATGGCAACAAGGTCCTAGACCACTGACACCAAGTGACTTTATTGCTGAACGTTATCAGCGATTATCGATAGGCCATCGTTTGTGGCATGGAGAACCTGGTATACCAGGGGCAACCGTACCATCCCCTCGTTACTGGTTAGATAATTCTGTTGGCTATAATGTGGAAGCCCAACAAATGGATATGATGATAAGTGCTGGCCTCGGCTGGCGAATTATAGGGAATGACGAACTCTACATGGGTGTTGATTGGCAGAGCCAAGACCGAAATGGCGACGAGTCGCTTAAAGTAGCTTTTGGCTATTACTACAGTTTCTAA